The following proteins are co-located in the Brachybacterium sacelli genome:
- the map gene encoding type I methionyl aminopeptidase, whose product MILGRRRRSATQDLPTFEQAQPAGRFVASVLSHLREVVDVGWNLLEVDAEAHRLIREAGATSCYIDYHPVFGASPFGYVICTSVNEGVLHGRPYDRVLVDGDLLSLDFAVEVEGWVADSCLTIAVGTPRPEDQQLIRDTEQVMWAGIDQVRAGSTVGDIGHAVMTTAHDLGYTINDRFGGHGVGRTMHEAPFVPNHGTPGGGAELEAGQLLTVEPFLVPTTHELVVDDRDGWTQLAVDGSRGAHAEHTLQVTDGEPIVLTARANDPDPRSSVR is encoded by the coding sequence ATGATCCTCGGCCGCCGCCGTCGCAGCGCGACGCAGGACCTGCCCACCTTCGAGCAGGCGCAGCCCGCGGGCCGCTTCGTGGCCTCGGTGCTCTCGCACCTGCGCGAGGTCGTGGACGTCGGCTGGAACCTGCTGGAGGTGGACGCCGAGGCCCATCGCCTCATCCGCGAGGCCGGGGCGACCAGCTGCTACATCGACTACCACCCGGTGTTCGGGGCGTCCCCGTTCGGCTACGTCATCTGCACCTCCGTCAACGAGGGCGTGCTCCACGGTCGTCCCTACGACCGGGTGCTCGTGGACGGGGATCTGCTCTCCCTCGACTTCGCCGTCGAGGTCGAGGGCTGGGTCGCCGACTCCTGCCTGACCATCGCGGTGGGCACGCCGCGACCGGAGGACCAGCAGCTCATCCGGGATACCGAGCAGGTGATGTGGGCGGGCATCGATCAGGTGCGCGCCGGCAGCACGGTCGGCGACATCGGCCACGCGGTGATGACCACGGCGCACGACCTCGGCTACACGATCAACGACCGCTTCGGGGGCCACGGCGTGGGGCGCACCATGCACGAGGCGCCCTTCGTGCCCAATCACGGCACCCCCGGCGGCGGCGCGGAGCTGGAGGCCGGCCAGCTGCTCACGGTCGAGCCGTTCCTGGTGCCCACCACGCACGAGCTCGTGGTCGACGACCGGGACGGCTGGACCCAGCTGGCGGTCGACGGGTCCCGCGGCGCGCACGCCGAGCACACGCTGCAGGTCACCGACGGCGAGCCGATCGTGCTGACCGCCCGCGCGAACGATCCCGACCCCCGCAGCTCGGTGCGCTGA
- a CDS encoding COX15/CtaA family protein produces MNASPPAVDEHPAPAPRLELVGRISLSGERTLGLSAANRARIAAVVFWGNLVCQIGIIVSGGVVRLTSSGLGCSTWPNCEPGQFTPELTMEAGIHPFIEFGNRTLTGVLGVFAVALLLVSLLWLGHKGSSLRWLSLVPLIGTAVQAIVGMVVVHADLHPGVVSPHFLISPILVAVSTVLLFRLYDGDAARRRSLVPGAMHWMSGALAVIGFAILVLGTLVTGTGPHSGDDVHPERLPFDARTISWLHADSVMLFCGLLVGLLIALYLIGAARQTRRATWSLVVITVLQAAIGYTQYFTQLPEVLVGLHMLGAGLVAAGIAWVAVSLYSWQGTGPDVVEYGTDRSAPPAPTGKAPR; encoded by the coding sequence ATGAACGCTTCTCCGCCGGCCGTCGACGAGCATCCGGCTCCCGCCCCGCGCCTCGAGCTCGTCGGACGGATCTCCCTGTCCGGAGAGCGCACCCTGGGGCTCTCCGCGGCCAATCGCGCTCGGATCGCCGCCGTCGTGTTCTGGGGGAATCTGGTCTGCCAGATCGGCATCATCGTCTCCGGCGGCGTCGTCCGCCTGACCAGTAGCGGGCTGGGGTGCTCGACCTGGCCGAACTGCGAACCGGGCCAGTTCACCCCTGAGCTGACCATGGAAGCCGGGATCCATCCCTTCATCGAGTTCGGCAACCGCACCCTGACCGGGGTCCTGGGCGTCTTCGCCGTCGCCCTGCTGCTGGTCTCCCTGCTCTGGCTGGGTCACAAGGGCAGCAGCCTGCGGTGGCTCTCCCTGGTCCCGCTGATCGGCACCGCGGTGCAGGCGATCGTCGGCATGGTGGTCGTCCACGCGGACCTCCACCCGGGCGTCGTCAGCCCCCATTTCCTCATCTCGCCGATCCTCGTCGCGGTCTCCACCGTGCTCCTGTTCCGGCTGTACGACGGGGACGCCGCACGACGGCGCTCGCTCGTCCCGGGTGCCATGCACTGGATGAGCGGGGCGCTGGCCGTCATCGGCTTCGCGATCCTCGTGCTCGGCACCCTGGTCACCGGCACCGGCCCCCACTCGGGGGACGATGTCCACCCCGAGCGCCTCCCCTTCGACGCCCGCACGATCTCCTGGCTGCACGCGGACTCCGTGATGCTCTTCTGCGGCCTCCTGGTCGGACTCCTCATCGCCCTGTACCTCATCGGTGCCGCGCGGCAGACGCGCCGGGCTACCTGGAGCCTGGTCGTCATCACCGTGCTGCAGGCGGCGATCGGGTACACGCAGTACTTCACCCAGCTGCCGGAAGTGCTGGTCGGTCTCCACATGCTCGGTGCGGGCCTGGTCGCCGCCGGCATCGCCTGGGTCGCCGTCTCCCTGTACTCGTGGCAGGGCACGGGGCCCGACGTCGTCGAGTACGGCACGGACCGCTCGGCGCCTCCCGCCCCCACCGGAAAGGCTCCGCGATGA
- a CDS encoding ABC transporter permease, with product MSTTSDGPAAPGASLAPGPAVRPTAAPAPRLRRVLAHTSLEARVLLSNGEQLMVAIALPTLVLLGLRLLPVGRLEGAEPIDTALAATLATALISTSFTSQAIQTGFDRRNGVLRWIATTPLGRDGYLAGKVLATLLVHAVQIVVLGLLALILGWRPGALELLAALPVWLVGTVAFGALGLLVAGLLRTEAVLAVSNLVFVLLVAVGGVAFPAEAYPRILRGLVDLLPSGALGELLRASLAGGVFSLGSVLVLLAWAVLGTAAVIRWFRWTDS from the coding sequence ATGAGCACCACCTCCGACGGTCCCGCCGCTCCCGGGGCCTCCCTCGCCCCGGGCCCGGCCGTGCGCCCCACCGCCGCACCCGCTCCGCGTCTGCGCCGCGTGCTCGCCCACACCTCCCTCGAAGCCCGCGTGCTGCTCAGCAACGGCGAGCAGCTGATGGTCGCGATCGCCCTGCCGACGCTCGTGCTCCTCGGGCTGCGGCTGCTTCCCGTCGGCCGGCTCGAGGGCGCCGAGCCCATCGACACCGCCCTCGCCGCGACGCTCGCGACCGCGCTGATCTCCACCTCCTTCACCTCCCAGGCGATCCAGACCGGCTTCGACCGGCGCAACGGGGTGCTGCGCTGGATCGCGACCACTCCCCTGGGCCGGGACGGATACCTCGCCGGGAAGGTGCTCGCGACGCTGCTCGTGCACGCCGTGCAGATCGTGGTGCTGGGACTGCTCGCCCTGATCCTCGGCTGGCGCCCCGGTGCGCTGGAGCTCCTGGCCGCGCTGCCCGTCTGGCTGGTGGGCACGGTCGCCTTCGGAGCCCTCGGCCTCCTGGTCGCCGGACTGCTGCGCACCGAGGCCGTGCTCGCCGTGTCGAATCTCGTGTTCGTGCTGCTGGTCGCCGTCGGCGGCGTCGCCTTCCCGGCCGAGGCCTACCCGCGGATCCTGCGCGGTCTCGTGGACCTGCTGCCGTCCGGGGCACTCGGCGAGCTGCTGCGCGCCAGCCTCGCCGGCGGCGTGTTCAGCCTCGGATCGGTGCTCGTGCTGCTGGCCTGGGCCGTGCTCGGCACCGCCGCCGTGATCCGCTGGTTCCGTTGGACGGACAGCTGA
- a CDS encoding ABC transporter ATP-binding protein gives MTDHSSAPPALVAEDLTHSYGPVRALDGLSLRAHRGEVTALLGPNGAGKTTAVSCATGLLRPSGGTLEVLGRDPWRAGPEHRARVGLMIQDGGLASGARTMQLLRYGASLHADPLDVDEVAEHLGIDEFAGSLVRRLSGGQRQRLALALSLIGRPELIFLDEPTAGMDPAIRRRVRRLIRALADTGTAVVLTTHMMDDVVGLADAVCVIAGGRSVASGSVQEVITAHRQEEGEVTVRAVAHGVERERVAALEADLHAAAARHGARFELTGAGSADLEAVLLDLMQQDPPQPATPSPTTRGVTRR, from the coding sequence ATGACTGACCACTCCAGCGCGCCCCCGGCGCTCGTCGCCGAGGACCTCACCCATTCCTACGGCCCCGTCCGCGCCCTCGACGGACTCTCTCTGCGGGCCCACCGCGGGGAGGTGACGGCCCTGCTGGGCCCCAACGGCGCCGGGAAGACCACGGCCGTCTCCTGCGCCACGGGGCTGCTGCGTCCCAGCGGCGGCACCCTCGAGGTGCTGGGACGCGACCCCTGGCGCGCCGGCCCCGAGCATCGCGCCCGGGTGGGCCTGATGATCCAGGACGGCGGCCTCGCCTCCGGGGCGAGGACGATGCAGCTGCTGCGCTACGGGGCGAGCCTGCACGCCGACCCGCTCGATGTGGACGAGGTCGCCGAGCACCTGGGGATCGACGAGTTCGCCGGCTCCCTGGTGCGCCGGCTCTCCGGCGGGCAGCGCCAGCGCCTGGCCCTCGCCCTCTCGCTCATCGGCCGCCCCGAGCTGATCTTCCTCGACGAGCCCACCGCCGGGATGGACCCCGCGATCCGCCGCCGGGTCCGCCGGCTGATCCGGGCGCTCGCCGACACCGGCACCGCCGTCGTGCTGACCACCCACATGATGGACGACGTGGTGGGGCTCGCCGATGCGGTCTGTGTCATCGCCGGGGGCCGCAGCGTCGCCTCCGGGTCGGTCCAGGAGGTCATCACCGCGCACCGTCAGGAGGAGGGCGAAGTCACCGTGCGCGCCGTCGCCCACGGCGTCGAGCGTGAGAGGGTCGCGGCGCTCGAGGCCGATCTGCACGCCGCCGCCGCCCGCCACGGGGCCCGCTTCGAGCTCACCGGGGCCGGCTCCGCCGATCTCGAGGCCGTGCTGCTGGACCTCATGCAGCAGGATCCGCCGCAGCCCGCCACCCCCTCGCCCACCACCCGGGGAGTCACACGCCGATGA
- a CDS encoding glutathione S-transferase family protein has protein sequence MTTEDRTAEHSTEGSYVHKGKPFDRDMNYIDDRITRDGRDGWPVEAGRYRLIAARACPWANRTLISRRLLGLEEALSVGMPGPTHDRRSWTFDLDEGGVDPVLGYERLQQAYFARFPDYPRGITVPAVVDVPTRAVVTNDFQRITLDFATEWTALHREGAPDLYPQSQREEIDALNTWMLHRVNNGVYKVGFAGGQEVYEKEYRELWAALDELEERLADRRYLMGPSLTEADVRLFPTLIRFDPVYFGHFKANRQPLVTMPNLWNYTKDLFQTPGFGDTVDLQQIKEHYYIVHEDINPTQVVPLGPDMSGLLEAHDRDRFPTDTWGVGGTAPEPPLAAEVVDPAHTPLHVTGR, from the coding sequence ATGACCACCGAGGACCGCACCGCCGAGCACTCGACCGAGGGCTCCTACGTCCACAAGGGCAAGCCCTTCGACCGGGACATGAACTACATCGACGACCGCATCACCCGCGACGGCCGGGATGGCTGGCCCGTCGAGGCGGGGCGTTACCGTCTGATCGCCGCCCGTGCCTGTCCCTGGGCCAATCGCACCCTGATCTCCCGCCGTCTGCTCGGACTCGAGGAGGCCCTCTCGGTCGGCATGCCCGGCCCCACCCACGACCGGCGCTCCTGGACCTTCGACCTCGACGAGGGCGGCGTCGACCCGGTGCTGGGCTACGAGCGCCTCCAGCAGGCCTACTTCGCCCGCTTCCCCGACTACCCGCGCGGCATCACGGTCCCGGCCGTCGTGGACGTCCCCACCCGGGCCGTGGTGACCAACGACTTCCAGCGCATCACCCTCGACTTCGCCACCGAATGGACGGCCCTGCACCGCGAGGGCGCGCCGGACCTCTATCCGCAGTCCCAGCGCGAGGAGATCGACGCGCTGAACACCTGGATGCTCCATCGGGTGAACAACGGCGTCTACAAGGTCGGCTTCGCCGGCGGCCAGGAGGTCTACGAGAAGGAGTACCGCGAGCTGTGGGCGGCGCTGGACGAGCTCGAGGAGCGCCTGGCCGACCGGCGCTACCTGATGGGCCCCTCGCTCACCGAGGCCGATGTGCGCCTGTTCCCCACCCTGATCCGCTTCGACCCGGTCTACTTCGGTCACTTCAAGGCGAATCGCCAACCGCTGGTGACCATGCCGAACCTGTGGAACTACACCAAGGACCTGTTCCAGACCCCGGGCTTCGGCGACACCGTCGACCTGCAGCAGATCAAGGAGCACTATTACATCGTGCACGAGGACATCAACCCCACCCAGGTGGTGCCGCTCGGGCCCGACATGAGCGGCCTGCTGGAGGCCCACGACCGTGACCGGTTCCCCACCGACACCTGGGGCGTCGGCGGCACCGCGCCCGAGCCGCCGCTCGCGGCGGAGGTCGTCGACCCCGCCCACACCCCGCTGCACGTGACGGGGCGCTGA